A stretch of the Solanum dulcamara chromosome 6, daSolDulc1.2, whole genome shotgun sequence genome encodes the following:
- the LOC129891575 gene encoding uncharacterized protein LOC129891575 isoform X1, translating to MIELMMSSGMASFPVKFEVEDPIEDEHGPLAKRSKSSSASSSFNQWDAGNDEFPVPPPEYNPLDEPSPLGLRLRKSPSLLDLITMRLSQNNASSIAPSAPENPTAVNNQETRGASTSAATDKLKASNFLGSLLRIGSWEYASRYEGDLVAKCYFAKHKLVWEILEGGLKSKIEIQWSDIMGLKASCPENGPGCLTLVLARQPLFFKETNPQPRKHTLWQATSDFTGGQASLNRQHFLQCPLGVLNKHYEKLIQCDVRLNSLSQQPELALESPYFDTKATVFENLDKLNDHGLDLVGSGKGSPLSSIQDAASPAAAQSSSVSFEQPDLRGAAPERLSRDVPSPSSVMDSHGFGDNANNIGYDTHGMRNLEQLKVPGLRPSMSMTDLVSHIENCISQQINSGSLQSDEALECKGMLEDIAQMWLSDTQCTTASDEKSLMKKVNSLCCLLQDPIASHEPRLNGENHLQKTVQFNDACSSSACESKGNDEENTEIFAGGKPTPPSIPRMDSFGDLLLHLPRIASLPKFLFNIVEDDENQAR from the exons atGATTGAGTTGATGATGTCGTCGGGAATGGCGTCGTTTCCGGTGAAATTTGAGGTTGAGGATCCTATTGAAGATGAACATGGTCCCCTTGCTAAACGGTCAAAGTCTTCTTCCGCTTCTTCGAGTTTTAATCag TGGGATGCTGGAAATGATGAATTTCCAGTTCCTCCTCCAGAATACAATCCACTTGATGAGCCAAGTCCTTTAGGTCTGAGATTGAGAAAGAGTCCATCTTTGTTAGATTTAATCACGATGAGGCTGTCACAAAACAATGCTTCCTCCATTGCACCTTCAGCCCCTGAAAACCCTACTGCTGTAAACAATCAGGAAACAAGGGGTGCATCCACTTCGGCAGCAACTGACAAGCTGAAGGCGTCAAATTTTTTGGGTTCACTTCTAAGGATAGGGTCTTGGGAA TATGCATCTAGATATGAAGGTGATTTGGTGGCAAAGTGTTACTTTGCTAAGCATAAGCTTGTTTGGGAAATTCTTGAAGGTGGGCTCAAGAGCAAAATTGAGATTCAATGGTCAGATATCATGGGGCTGAAGGCGAGCTGTCCAGAGAATGGTCCAGGCTGTTTGACTCTTGTG TTGGCTCGACAGCCCCTGTTCTTCAAGGAGACAAATCCACAACCCAGAAAGCATACTCTATGGCAAGCGACTTCAGATTTCACTGGTGGACAGGCTAGCTTGAATAG GCAACACTTTCTACAGTGTCCACTTGGTGTCTTGAATAAGCATTATGAAAAATTGATCCAATGTGACGTGCGACTCAACTCTCTGAGCCAACAGCCTGAATTAGCTTTGGAATCTCCATATTTTGATACAAAAGCTACCGTGTTCGAAAATCTGGACAAATTGAACGATCATGGTTTAGATCTTGTTGGTTCTGGTAAGGGTTCCCCATTATCAAGCATCCAAGATGCAGCATCACCTGCTGCGGCGCAGTCATCTTCTGTGTCTTTTGAACAACCTGATCTCCGTGGTGCAGCCCCTGAACGTTTGTCTAGGGATGTCCCTTCTCCAAGCTCAG TGATGGATTCACATGGTTTTGGGGACAATGCAAACAACATAGGGTATGATACCCACGGGATGCGAAACTTGGAGCAGTTGAAGGTGCCAGGACTCCGCCCATCAATGTCTATGACCGACCTTGTTAGCCACATTGAAAACTGCATTTCGCAACAGATTAATTCTGGAAGTTTGCAGTCTGATGAGGCCTTAGAATGCAAGGGCATGCTGGAGGACATTGCACAGATGTGGCTGAGCGACACTCAATGTACAACTGCTTCAGACGAGAAATCTCTCATGAAGAAAGTCAACTCTCTGTGCTGCCTCTTGCAGGATCCTATTGCATCTCACGAGCCCCGTTTAAATGGAGAAAATCATCTGCAAAAAACTGTTCAATTTAACGACGCTTGTAGCTCTTCTGCATGTGAGAGCAAGGGAAATGACGAAGAGAACACCGAAATTTTTGCTGGTGGTAAGCCGACACCACCAAGTATTCCAAGGATGGACTCCTTTGGTGATTTGCTCCTTCATCTTCCTCGTATTGCATCCCTTCCAAAGTTCCTATTCAACATTGTTGAAGATGATGAAAATCAAGCCAGGTAG
- the LOC129891575 gene encoding uncharacterized protein LOC129891575 isoform X2: protein MRLSQNNASSIAPSAPENPTAVNNQETRGASTSAATDKLKASNFLGSLLRIGSWEYASRYEGDLVAKCYFAKHKLVWEILEGGLKSKIEIQWSDIMGLKASCPENGPGCLTLVLARQPLFFKETNPQPRKHTLWQATSDFTGGQASLNRQHFLQCPLGVLNKHYEKLIQCDVRLNSLSQQPELALESPYFDTKATVFENLDKLNDHGLDLVGSGKGSPLSSIQDAASPAAAQSSSVSFEQPDLRGAAPERLSRDVPSPSSVMDSHGFGDNANNIGYDTHGMRNLEQLKVPGLRPSMSMTDLVSHIENCISQQINSGSLQSDEALECKGMLEDIAQMWLSDTQCTTASDEKSLMKKVNSLCCLLQDPIASHEPRLNGENHLQKTVQFNDACSSSACESKGNDEENTEIFAGGKPTPPSIPRMDSFGDLLLHLPRIASLPKFLFNIVEDDENQAR, encoded by the exons ATGAGGCTGTCACAAAACAATGCTTCCTCCATTGCACCTTCAGCCCCTGAAAACCCTACTGCTGTAAACAATCAGGAAACAAGGGGTGCATCCACTTCGGCAGCAACTGACAAGCTGAAGGCGTCAAATTTTTTGGGTTCACTTCTAAGGATAGGGTCTTGGGAA TATGCATCTAGATATGAAGGTGATTTGGTGGCAAAGTGTTACTTTGCTAAGCATAAGCTTGTTTGGGAAATTCTTGAAGGTGGGCTCAAGAGCAAAATTGAGATTCAATGGTCAGATATCATGGGGCTGAAGGCGAGCTGTCCAGAGAATGGTCCAGGCTGTTTGACTCTTGTG TTGGCTCGACAGCCCCTGTTCTTCAAGGAGACAAATCCACAACCCAGAAAGCATACTCTATGGCAAGCGACTTCAGATTTCACTGGTGGACAGGCTAGCTTGAATAG GCAACACTTTCTACAGTGTCCACTTGGTGTCTTGAATAAGCATTATGAAAAATTGATCCAATGTGACGTGCGACTCAACTCTCTGAGCCAACAGCCTGAATTAGCTTTGGAATCTCCATATTTTGATACAAAAGCTACCGTGTTCGAAAATCTGGACAAATTGAACGATCATGGTTTAGATCTTGTTGGTTCTGGTAAGGGTTCCCCATTATCAAGCATCCAAGATGCAGCATCACCTGCTGCGGCGCAGTCATCTTCTGTGTCTTTTGAACAACCTGATCTCCGTGGTGCAGCCCCTGAACGTTTGTCTAGGGATGTCCCTTCTCCAAGCTCAG TGATGGATTCACATGGTTTTGGGGACAATGCAAACAACATAGGGTATGATACCCACGGGATGCGAAACTTGGAGCAGTTGAAGGTGCCAGGACTCCGCCCATCAATGTCTATGACCGACCTTGTTAGCCACATTGAAAACTGCATTTCGCAACAGATTAATTCTGGAAGTTTGCAGTCTGATGAGGCCTTAGAATGCAAGGGCATGCTGGAGGACATTGCACAGATGTGGCTGAGCGACACTCAATGTACAACTGCTTCAGACGAGAAATCTCTCATGAAGAAAGTCAACTCTCTGTGCTGCCTCTTGCAGGATCCTATTGCATCTCACGAGCCCCGTTTAAATGGAGAAAATCATCTGCAAAAAACTGTTCAATTTAACGACGCTTGTAGCTCTTCTGCATGTGAGAGCAAGGGAAATGACGAAGAGAACACCGAAATTTTTGCTGGTGGTAAGCCGACACCACCAAGTATTCCAAGGATGGACTCCTTTGGTGATTTGCTCCTTCATCTTCCTCGTATTGCATCCCTTCCAAAGTTCCTATTCAACATTGTTGAAGATGATGAAAATCAAGCCAGGTAG